One part of the Aquipuribacter hungaricus genome encodes these proteins:
- a CDS encoding PLDc N-terminal domain-containing protein — MLRLLVVLAVVGLHVYALVDCMRTQPSLVRGLPFAAWVLLVLFLPVVGPLLWLWAGRPGADDPAVRRR; from the coding sequence GTGCTGCGCCTCCTCGTCGTGCTCGCCGTCGTCGGCCTGCACGTCTACGCGCTGGTCGACTGCATGCGCACCCAGCCGTCGCTGGTGCGCGGCCTGCCGTTCGCAGCCTGGGTGCTGCTCGTGCTCTTCCTGCCCGTCGTCGGCCCGCTGCTGTGGCTGTGGGCCGGTCGCCCCGGCGCCGACGACCCGGCGGTCCGCCGGCGCTAG
- a CDS encoding DUF4229 domain-containing protein, with product MRPVAVYSALRVGLFLAVLLVLRVLGVGGVLSLVVAVVLAMLLSFLVLRRQRDAVTRALMERRQARGTTRPRRRSLRDSVRDRIAEDAAAEDAAVRDAADGRSA from the coding sequence ATGCGTCCGGTCGCCGTCTACTCCGCCCTGCGCGTGGGGCTGTTCCTGGCGGTGCTGCTCGTCCTGCGGGTGCTCGGTGTCGGCGGGGTGCTGTCGCTGGTCGTCGCCGTGGTGCTGGCCATGCTGCTGTCGTTCCTCGTGCTGCGCCGCCAGCGCGACGCCGTCACGCGCGCGCTCATGGAGCGCCGGCAGGCCCGGGGCACGACCCGTCCGCGCCGCCGCTCGCTGCGCGACTCCGTGCGCGACCGGATCGCCGAGGACGCCGCCGCCGAGGACGCGGCCGTGCGCGACGCGGCCGACGGGAGGTCCGCGTGA
- a CDS encoding globin — MRRAGSFYEQVGGEDTFRRLVHAFYQGVRSDGPLRALYPEEELTAAEDRLRMFLEQYWGGPTTYGDTRGHPRLRMRHAPFHVDSDARDRWLTHMRAAVDSLDLAPMHEAVLWDYLERAAHSLVNRPG; from the coding sequence CTGCGCCGGGCCGGCTCCTTCTACGAGCAGGTCGGCGGCGAGGACACGTTCCGCCGGCTCGTCCACGCCTTCTACCAGGGCGTCCGCTCCGACGGGCCGCTGCGGGCGCTGTACCCGGAGGAGGAGCTCACCGCCGCCGAGGACCGGCTGCGGATGTTCCTCGAGCAGTACTGGGGCGGGCCCACGACCTACGGCGACACCCGCGGGCACCCGCGGCTGCGGATGCGCCACGCGCCGTTCCACGTCGACAGCGACGCCCGGGACCGCTGGCTCACGCACATGCGCGCCGCGGTGGACTCCCTCGACCTGGCGCCGATGCACGAGGCCGTGCTGTGGGACTACCTCGAGCGGGCCGCGCACAGCCTCGTCAACCGTCCCGGCTGA
- a CDS encoding glycoside hydrolase family 13 protein, giving the protein MTEWWRDAVVYQVYPRSFADSDGDGIGDLPGITSRLPKLAELGVDAVWLSPFYPSPQNDAGYDVADYRDVEPIFGTLDDADALVGRAHELGLRVVVDIVPNHTSSEHRWFQAALAAAPGSPERARYHFRDGGGPDGGVAPNDWRSVFGGPAWTRVTEADGTPGQWYLHLFDSTQPDLDWDSPDVHEEFASTLRFWLDRGVDGFRIDVAHAMVKEPGLPDWADDGPMGGTAEITDSNRPPMWDQEGVHDIYRGWRKIVDSYDGDRMLVAEAWVTPYSRLARYTRPDELHQAFNFDHCVAAWRADAQRHVITTSVEGSSAVGAPATWVLSNHDIVRHASRFGFPPAPRGLGGIGPDDPQPDPVLGLRRARAATALMLALPGSAYLYQGEELGLPEHTTLPGGARQDPTWFRTNEAEVGRDGCRVPVPWEGGAPSYGFGPGAASWLPQPPSYGELARDRQEGVEGSTLEMYRTALRLRRELGLGLGDLVWAETLSPAQTPEQSLGLLRGTVRVLVNFDGPDLPLPEDAEVLLASGPLGEGGVVPSDTTVWFRQP; this is encoded by the coding sequence GTGACTGAGTGGTGGCGTGACGCCGTCGTGTACCAGGTGTACCCCAGGTCCTTCGCGGACTCCGACGGGGACGGCATCGGCGACCTGCCGGGCATCACGTCGAGGCTGCCGAAGCTGGCGGAGCTCGGCGTGGACGCCGTGTGGCTGTCCCCCTTCTACCCCTCCCCGCAGAACGACGCGGGGTACGACGTGGCGGACTACCGCGACGTCGAGCCGATCTTCGGCACCCTGGACGACGCCGACGCCCTCGTCGGGCGCGCGCACGAGCTCGGCCTGCGCGTGGTCGTCGACATCGTCCCCAACCACACCAGCAGCGAGCACCGCTGGTTCCAGGCCGCCCTCGCCGCCGCGCCGGGAAGCCCGGAGCGGGCCCGCTACCACTTCCGCGACGGGGGCGGGCCGGACGGCGGCGTGGCCCCGAACGACTGGCGCTCGGTGTTCGGCGGGCCGGCGTGGACCCGGGTGACCGAGGCCGACGGCACACCGGGCCAGTGGTACCTGCACCTGTTCGACAGCACGCAGCCGGACCTGGACTGGGACTCCCCCGACGTCCACGAGGAGTTCGCCTCGACCCTGCGGTTCTGGCTGGACCGGGGCGTCGACGGGTTCCGGATCGACGTCGCCCACGCCATGGTCAAGGAGCCCGGCCTGCCGGACTGGGCCGACGACGGGCCGATGGGCGGCACCGCGGAGATCACGGACTCCAACCGCCCCCCGATGTGGGACCAGGAGGGCGTCCACGACATCTACCGGGGCTGGCGGAAGATCGTCGACTCCTACGACGGCGACCGGATGCTCGTGGCCGAGGCCTGGGTGACGCCGTACTCGCGGCTGGCCCGCTACACCCGTCCCGACGAGCTGCACCAGGCCTTCAACTTCGACCACTGCGTCGCCGCGTGGCGGGCCGACGCGCAGCGGCACGTCATCACCACGTCGGTCGAGGGCTCCTCGGCCGTCGGTGCCCCCGCCACGTGGGTGCTGAGCAACCACGACATCGTCCGCCACGCCTCCCGGTTCGGCTTCCCGCCTGCCCCGCGGGGCCTCGGCGGCATCGGGCCGGACGACCCCCAGCCGGACCCCGTGCTCGGGCTGCGCCGCGCCCGCGCCGCCACCGCGCTCATGCTCGCCCTGCCCGGGTCGGCCTACCTCTACCAGGGGGAGGAGCTCGGGCTGCCCGAGCACACGACGCTGCCGGGCGGGGCGCGCCAGGACCCGACCTGGTTCCGGACGAACGAGGCCGAGGTGGGCCGTGACGGCTGCCGCGTGCCCGTGCCGTGGGAGGGCGGGGCGCCGTCCTACGGCTTCGGCCCGGGGGCGGCGTCGTGGCTGCCGCAGCCGCCGTCCTACGGCGAGCTGGCGCGCGACCGGCAGGAGGGCGTGGAGGGTTCCACGCTGGAGATGTACCGGACCGCGCTGCGGCTGCGCCGGGAGCTGGGCCTCGGTCTCGGCGACCTGGTCTGGGCGGAGACGCTGTCCCCCGCCCAGACCCCCGAGCAGTCGCTCGGCCTCCTGCGGGGCACGGTCCGGGTGCTCGTCAACTTCGACGGCCCGGACCTGCCGCTGCCCGAGGACGCCGAGGTGCTGCTGGCCTCGGGCCCGCTGGGCGAGGGCGGCGTCGTGCCCTCGGACACGACCGTCTGGTTCCGTCAGCCCTGA
- a CDS encoding acyl-CoA thioesterase, translating to MPVTTVPVAMRWSDMDAYGHVNNTEFFRYTEQARIEALAVVKARPDTGTLVVRHEVEYLVPLTYTSSGVLVDVWVTHVGGAGFDLGYEVATQDEAGGRTVHARSASTMVMYSFSAAAPRRISAEEREFLARLDGPPVQFRRSTRQG from the coding sequence GTGCCCGTCACCACCGTCCCCGTCGCCATGCGCTGGTCCGACATGGACGCCTACGGCCACGTCAACAACACCGAGTTCTTCCGGTACACCGAGCAGGCCCGGATCGAGGCGCTCGCGGTGGTCAAGGCCCGCCCGGACACGGGCACCCTCGTGGTGCGGCACGAGGTGGAGTACCTGGTGCCGCTGACCTACACCAGCAGCGGCGTCCTGGTCGACGTCTGGGTCACCCACGTCGGCGGCGCCGGCTTCGACCTGGGCTACGAGGTCGCGACCCAGGACGAGGCCGGCGGGCGCACCGTGCACGCCCGCTCGGCCTCGACCATGGTCATGTACTCGTTCTCCGCGGCGGCCCCCCGGCGGATCAGCGCCGAGGAGCGGGAGTTCCTGGCCCGCCTGGACGGCCCGCCCGTGCAGTTCCGCCGCAGCACCCGTCAGGGCTGA
- a CDS encoding DUF5709 domain-containing protein, with the protein MTETGGTDSLDQDAVASLEPDEVDFDQDLAFSQAGEDEIMEQSYVPNDRPVFAGHHGETAAEQAEGASLDERLAAEVPDVGIERPGDTLLPEEQPLQDALGEDMAAEDLVVTDDPDGSEVGDFRAGRLVEPDQGAAEDAEKDMIATDVGIDGGAASAEEAAMHVVEDPSY; encoded by the coding sequence ATGACCGAGACCGGCGGGACGGACTCCCTGGACCAGGACGCTGTCGCCTCGCTCGAGCCGGACGAGGTCGACTTCGACCAGGACCTCGCCTTCAGCCAGGCCGGCGAGGACGAGATCATGGAGCAGTCGTACGTGCCCAACGACCGGCCGGTCTTCGCGGGCCACCACGGCGAGACCGCCGCGGAGCAGGCGGAGGGCGCGAGCCTCGACGAGCGGCTCGCCGCCGAGGTGCCGGACGTCGGCATCGAGCGCCCCGGGGACACGCTGCTCCCCGAGGAGCAGCCCCTGCAGGACGCGCTCGGCGAGGACATGGCCGCCGAGGACCTCGTCGTCACCGACGACCCGGACGGGTCCGAGGTGGGCGACTTCCGCGCCGGGCGGCTCGTCGAGCCCGACCAGGGTGCCGCCGAGGACGCCGAGAAGGACATGATCGCCACGGACGTCGGCATCGACGGCGGCGCCGCCAGTGCCGAGGAGGCCGCGATGCACGTGGTCGAGGACCCCTCCTACTGA